The window ACAATCCACCTGACTAAACCCACTACATCCCAATGCTATAATTTAACTACAAAAAGCATCACCCGCAGCAATGCGCTGCCCCAGTGCCGCTAATTGTTGCGCCGAGCTGCCTAGCATCATTTCATTGTGTCGCGCCCATAAACATAATCGCCACAAGGGGTAATCGCGATCAATGCCCATACCCCATGCAAATGCTGTGAAGCATAGCTCACCCGGTGACCGACATCCCCCGCCCAGATTTTTGCAATATGTACTTCGTTGGTTGCGTCGCGGCCACTATCTAACAACGACACCGCCTGATAGGTGTTAAGCCGTAAACTTTCGACATCAATAAAGCAATTCGCTGCGCGATGCCCTACTGCCTGAAACGTCGCGATGGGTACTCCAAACTGTTGCCGCTCAGCAGTGTAACTTGCGGTCATGCGCATGGATTTATCCGTCACGCCTAATTGATGTGCACAAATTGCTGCACTGGTACGCTCGCTAATCCACTGCATGGCCGCGCTACCTTCAGCCTCGGCAACTAAAATATCCGCAGCGGCTACTGTGACATTATTTAGATTCAGCTCAAACTGCGGCTCATAAGTGGTGACTTTTACTTCGGTTAAACTGACTCCGCTAGCTTTCGGGTCCACTAGCACTACGACAACACCTTTAGCAGTTGCAGCCGACAGTAAAACCCGCTCCGCATGATCAGCAAAAGGGACACAGGTTTTAACCCCGTTAAGCACCACACCATCGGCAGCGCTGGTAGCCGTTACCGACAAGGGCGCGCCGGCATTTTCATTCAACATTTCCATCAACGCCGCAGTTAATATCAACTCACCACTAGCTGCACCTGGCAACAATCGCTGTTTTTGTTCAGCGCTACCGAAATGCTGGATGGCCGAAGCCGCTGATACCAAATGCGGAATGACCGGCACGGGCGCGATCGAGCGACCAATTTCTTCAATAAACAGTGCCAGCTCGGTAAAGCCAAACCCCATTCCGCCATACTCTTCCGCCACTGCCACGCCTAATAAACCAGCTTCAGCCAACTGCTGCCACAAAGCTTGGTCAAAGCGCTCATGTTTAAACTCATCGTACTCAGCCAATTTTTCTGGCAGTACTTGTTCGCTCAAAATCTGTCTAGCCAGATTTTGTACGTCTTTTTGTTCGTCATTAAATCCAAAGTCCATCAGTCAAATCCCCTTAGCGCGATGCGCGCGGCATCCACAGCCCCGCTGCAGAAATAATATCGCGTTGAATTTCATTGGTACCACCACCAAAGGTGATAATGGATGCGGTGCGGTATAAACGCTCGATACGGCCACGTAAAATGGCACTGCGTTCTGATTCACCTTTAATCAATCCAGCCTGCCCCATAATTTCACCCATCATGCGATAGGCTTCGATAAAAAATTCCGAGCCATACACTTTCGCAGCAGAGGCATCCGCCATTTCCAAATTACCTTCAGTCATCGCCCATGCCTGCTTATAGGCGATTAGCTTTAACACTTCCGCCCCGGCGCGAATTTTGGCTAAATTCATTTGCACCCAAGGTTGATCAATTACCTTGCCTCCGGCGGGTAATTCCGTTTCCTGCGCCCACTTAACCAAGATATTGAACATCTCGGCAGTCGGACCGTAATTTACCAAACTTAAACGCTCGCGATTCAACTGCCCGGTAATTAATTTCCAACCACCATTAATTTCGCCAACCCGGTATTTATCGGGGACGCGAATATTGTCGTAATAGGTCGCATTGGTGCGAACCCCGCCCAAAGTGACGACAGGTGTACAACTCCAACCTGGATCAGAGGTCGGCACCAAAAACATAGTGATGCCTTTATGTTTTTTAGGGTTGTCATTATCGGTTCGACATGCCAACCACACCCAATCACAAAAGTGCGCCAAACTAGTCCACATTTTTTGACCGTTGATGACCCACTCGTCACCATCTTGTACCGCCTGTGTTTTCACTGCAGCCAAATCCGTGCCAGCACCCGGCTCGGAATAGCCGATCGCAATCAGGCATTCACCCGCCATAATTTTTGGCACGATTTCGGTTTTTTGAAATTCATTACCGTGGGTCGCTAACTGTGGCCCAACCGCTTCTGTAGTCAGGAATGGAAAGGAGTAGCCTGCGCGCATACATTCTTCAACGAAGATAAACTGCTCGATAGGACTCTTGCCTTTGCCCCCAGCTCTTTTTCCCAGCCCAGCCCGATCCAACCATCGCGCCCCATCTTAGCCAGCGCAGCCTTCCATAAAGGGCCACCCCCCTCACCCATGGTTTCCTCGCTTTCAAGCTTTAACTCCGGCGTCATTATTTCCTTGAAATAGGCCCGCAGCTCTTTACGCAGCTCGTCCTGTTCCGGTGTAAATTCGACTTTCATGGTCATCCTCAAGGTAGAAGGCTTAACCCAATACAGGCCAAACCAGAAATTACTAACAACGGCTTATACTAAGGCCTAAGGTAAATTGAACAAGTGCAGAAACTGTCACCGCACTGACAAATGAGATCAGCCCGCCAGGCACCACTCTCAACCAGAGCGCAGCGTCTGCGAACAAGTACTAAAAACAAAATATACCCACTATAATTACGCAAAATAGAAGATAGTATTTACATGATAGCCATATTGCGTAACTTGCAGATCACAATATCCAGTAGTATGCTAGCTCGGCTTTGAGATCCCAACCACACTCAGGGCTTCATTATCAGCGGAGAATCCACATGAGCGATAAGCCTCAACTAGCCGCCATCGAAGGCTGGCACACCATGGATGTCGATCAGCCCCATTTGATTGGCAGCTGCTGCACTGAATGCGGCACTTACTATTTTCCCAAGCAATCCAATTTCTGCAAAAACCCTCACTGTGACAGCACTGCTTTTGATGAAGTGCAACTGAGCCGCACCGGTAAAGTCTGGTCATACACAAACGCTTGCTATAAGCCACCCGAGCCTTTTGTCGCCGCCGAGCCGTTTGAGCCATACACAATCGCTGCCGTCGAGCTGGCAAAAGAGCAGATGATTGTATTAGGCCAGGTCATCACTGGAGTCAGTGTCGACCAGCTAAAAGTGGGCGATGATATGGAATTGGTACTGGAAGTATTACACGACAGCGAAGACGGTGAGAAACTCACCTGGAAGTGGAAGCCAATGGCTTCTGCCTCTGCTTAATTTAACGAGAATCAGGAGAAAACCATGAGTAAAGATATAGCGATTCTCGGCGTCGGCATGCACCCTTGGGGGAAATGGGGTAAAAACTTTGTCGAATACGGCGTCCATGCTGCCCGTGCCGCGCTAGCTGATGCGGGGGTGCACTGGAAAGAAGTCCAGTTTGTCTCCGGTGCTGCCACCATGCGCTGTGGTTACCCAGGTTATGTTGCCGGTGCTACTTTTGCCCAGGCTTTAGGTTGGCAGGGTGCGGAAGTCAACACGTCGTATGCTGCTTGCGCCTCTGGCTCACAAGCACTCGCCGCCGCTCGGCAGAAAATTTTGTCCGGTGAATGCGAAGTGGCATTGGTGGTGGGCGCAGACACTACACCAAAAGGTTTTTTAGCGCCCGCCAAAGGTTATCGCCCGGAAGACCCTGATTGGGTGCGTTTTTATTTAGGCATCACCAACCCCAGTTATTTTGCACTCTACGCTCGCAGACGGATGGACTTGTACGGCGACACTCAGGCCGATTTTGCTGCCGTGAAAGTCAAAAATGCAGCCATTGGCGCACTGAACCCCAATGCCCGTTACAAAAAAGCCTTTACGGCTGAAGATGTCGCTGCATCGGCCATGGTGGCAGACCCTTTACGACTCATGGATATTTGCGCCACCTCCGATGGCGGTGCCGCAATGATTGTATCCAGCGTGGAATACGCCAAAAAAATTGGTAAGGGCGACGCCCCCAGAGTGGCAGCCATTTCAACCGTCACCCCAAGCTTTGCCAATGCCGTGGTAGAAATGCCGGACATTGCAACGGATTCAGCAGCGGCTGCAGCCGTTACCGCACAAAGTTTTCGCGCCTCATTACCGCTTAAAGCTTATGAGCAAGCAGGCATCGGCCTGAAGATATCAGCCTGGCTGAAGTTTACGACTTATCAACCGCACTGGAGCTGGACTGGATTGAAGACTTACGGCTATGTGAACGCGGTACTGCGGCACAATTATTAAGGGCAGGCGACACAGCCATAGGCGGCAGAATTCCGGTGAATTGCTCGGGCGGTCTAGGCTCTTTCGGTGAAGCAGTACCCGCTCAAGCGCTAGCACAGGTGTGCGAGCTAACCTGGCAGTTACGTGGTCAGGCCGGGGATCGACAAGTCGCTAACGCCAAAGTCGGAATCACTGCCAATCAAGGTTTATTTGGCCATGGCTCTTCGGTGATTGTTAAAAAGTAATGCCACAGCTTACCCCACAAAAAAGCCGCAACTGTATTACAGTTGCGGCTTTTTTATTTTACTAAGGGTAACGCTTAGATAGAAGAAGCAGTATCCGATAGCTCTGGCGCAACAGATAAAGCGTAATCCTCTGTAATCAACTCATAAACTGAAGTCAATTTATTAACGCCCTTCTTCATAGTGGCCAAAATGTAATAATTCTTGCCTGGCTGAAGCTCTATCTTCAGCGGCTTATCTTTATAAAAATTACTATAAATTACAGTTTCACCAGCAGCCACAGTAAATGTTTTAGCCGTATTAACCTTAAATCGAGCCAGGCTCTCACTTCCAAGGTATACATTAAAATTGGTGCTACGAGTTTTCGTGGATTCTGCACCGCGAATGACGGTTAATGTTGCCGTATCTTTAGTTTGCAGCTCGGCAACGGCATTAAACGAAAACAACGTTACTGCCGACAATAAAGTAATAAACACTGTTTTAAATAATTTCACTATAAATCTCCATTACGCCTTTGGCGTTTCATCAAATGTCGAGTTATGTACGGCGAGCTTAGGTATTAAGATCACACTTTTTTTGCATTTTATTTTCAACTATTGTTATAACAATAAAGCAGCAGCGGTTAATAGCTTGCACTGGCTTCGGCTTGGTTTACTATCAATTGTTATATGGAGGCCACAATGACTGACACCAACGCTAGCCTGGATCCCCCTCAGTACTGCGATGAAGACACTGAGCATCAGTACTGGATTACTCCCAATACCGACAAACTGGGTAAGGGCACCCGCCAACGACTGGAAGCTTGGATACAAGATCACCATGACCTCAGTGGTTTTATTTTACGCCGCTGCGATCTCAGTGGAATCAACCTTGCAAGAACTGCAGAACATCCAGAAGCTTTTCAATTTTGTAATGCCGACCTCTATCGCGCCGATTTTTCCAATGCTCACCTCTATTCTGTTGATTTCAGCAGTGCGGTACTGATGAAAGCCAATTTTGATGGTGCCAATTTACACGGTGCCAATATGGAGAATGCTAATTTATTAGGGATTAGCCTCAATAAAACCCGACTTGACAATGTGCATTGGGGCGAGCGAGTGCTACAGGAAAAGCAAGCTATCGCCGCCGAAAAAAAAGGCGATGAAGCACTGGCTAAAGAGCTCTACCAGGAAGCCGAAGAAACCTATAGAAATTTACGTATCAATTTAGAAAAAGCGGGACTACCTGAAAATGCCGGGCACTTTTTCCATCGAGAAATGGTGATGCGACGCCGGCAACTACCCTTACTATCAGTAGCACGGGGACTCTCTTTACTGGTGGATTTATTCTCTGGCTACGGCGAAAAACCACTTCGTGTAGTGTTCTTTTCAATGAGTTTTATTTTACTCTGCGCCTGCATTTACTTTTTTTCTGCAGGTATTCTATATCAAGGAGTGGAACTGGGCTTTAACAGCCAGACATCAGTTGGCGAAAATTTCAGCCAATTCATATCCTGCTTGTATTTTAGTGTTGTGACCTTCACTACCCTTGGCTATGGAGATATCACTCCATTGGGATCAACCAGAGCATTAGCGGCCATTGAGGCCTTTGGCGGTAGTTTTACCATGGCTTTATTCGTGGTGGTATTCGTAAAAAAAATGACCCGCTAGCACTGCAAGCTGATATTAACCAGCTTGTTTTGAGGGATCATCTAACTCAGCAGGCGCATTACGGCCAGCAAAGATAATCTTCGCCATGGCATCACCCACATCCATTAATTGCGTTGAGGTAACATGAAAAGTGGTTGCAGTCATCTTCCACTGACCAGCAATTTTTTGATACTTATCATCATAATAGCCGCCTAACTGAGTCGCTACTTTCTGCTTGGTATCAATCATAAAATAATAAAGACTCCACAAGCCTTTAGCATGAGTACTATCCAATAAATCAATTCGTGGATTTTGCGCATGATGCATTTCCACAATGTGCTCAGCGCAGGCCAGCTGCGAAAAAATATCCACCAGTTGTTCGCGATCGGTATAAACTCCAATCCGGCCATAATCAATATGCACCTGCCCCTCTGCAAAACATTCACGAACATGTTCCGGCTGCTTATGATCACAGAAAAAAAAGTAATCATATTTCAATCGCTCAATCGCCGCTATATCTTCTAATGCCGTAATGCGTGCTTCGATGTCAGACATATAAACTTAACCCTGCTTGTTGATTAAAACTTCCGGCGCTAACTTTTCTAATTGCCGCTTAATACCCTGTTTCCAATCCACTGCTGTTTCACCAATCAATGAATGCATTTTTTCTGTATCAATACACAGACTGCCAAAGGCTTTTGGATTGTTTTTAAAGATCGGTTCAAAACCCGTCAGCTCGCTGATATAGGCACACCATTCTTCAATACTGGTACGCTGTGATCCACCAAAGTTTACTGTCGTCACCTCCGGAGTAGCTGCCGCCAATAAATAAGGAATTTTTGCAATATAGTCATCAGCGTGTAGTAAATTATAATAATTAGGCGCGTCTGGATGTACTTCAATCGGAATACCGCCTTTCATCATCAACATATGAAAATACATCCAGCCGCCATTATCACCATAAGGCACACTCAAACGAGCAATCGTGGTCGGGATTTGATGCTGGCGGGCAACGAAGCGACACACTGTTTCGGCAGCAATTTTGGCAATACTGTAAGTGGGGAACATCACCCGGTGATTATCTCCCAAGGGGTCAGTTTCTTTTCTTGGTTCCAGGCCATCGTATTCATAAACCGCTGTTGAAGAAAAGTGCAGTATTGCCTTGGCGCTTTTGCAACGGGTCATTAAGTAACCAATGCCTTCACCATTCGCCGCCAGGTCGTAATCAAAGTTACCGCTCTTCACCACCGCAAAATTTAGTACATAGTCGAAGTCATCAGGAATCGACATAACACTCCTGGCATCAGCCAGATCGGCCTGCAAGGTTTTAGCCCCGAGCGCCTCTATGACCGCCCTATCTTCAGCCTTGCTAAAGCGAGCAAGCGCATAAACATCAGCAATACGGGCAAAATGCTCAACTACCGGCAGGGCGACTTGCCCAGTGGGACCAGTAATCAGAATTTTTTTCCCGGTTAAATCAACAGGTGTGACAGCCATAATATTCTCCTTAACAACAGCTTAGCGCCCCAAGCTTGGATAACTACTGTAAACAATTGCCCGTAAGCATACCCCCTCCATCTGGGTGAAGCGCAATAATAACGTATAGTGGTTATAAAACTGGGATTTCAATCCGCGCCAAAAGTGGCTACAATTGCCGGTTCAATAATTCAAACCAAGCAGACTAATTTTCAGCTGCCGAACAGCGCTAAATACATTCAGGACACTCCATTGCAACCCTCAGCACAGCTCACTAACAAACCCAAACCGACTTACTCCAAGCGAGAAGCATCGCGCCGCCATATCATTAATGCCGCTCGCGATTTGGTAATGGAACTTGGCCACGCCAACGTTACCATGACGGTAGTCGCGGATCGCGCCAATGTGTCACGGGCAACGCTCTACCGTTACTATTCGACTAGAGAACAACTCTATAGTGATGTATCGATTCAATGGGGCATGAATTTTGTTGACCATATGCGGCAAAACCCACCTCAGGGCGGTACAGTAGGCGAACGTATCTGTATGGTTATTCGCGAGACAGTGAAAGCTTCAGCCGATCACCCCAAGCTAATGGCCGCCCATATTTCAACAATGATTGCCGACGCCGAATCGCTGCAGGTAGATCAACGTCAATTAAAGACGCTAATGCCCGGCATCATCAATAGTGCCGTGGGTAAAGTAAAATCAGATAATTTGGAGCTGGCAGCAGACACCTTGCAACATGTGCTGATATCCAATTTAATTTTGCTTAACGCCGGTAAGACCCAAAGTAGCAAAATCATTCAACAGATGGAAAAAATTGCCTCTCGTTTGCTTGATGATATCTGGGATAAACCCTGAATAATTATCGAGTTCAGCCACCACACGGCCTGTGACACTCAGCGACTAAACAGAAGCCGGCGCTGTAGCCTTATTCAAAGCCACATAATGGATGGCATTACGACCTGCCGCCTTGGATAGATAAACCCCTTGGTCAGAACAAGCGATCAGATCCTTGGCAATATCAGCTTCGATATCTTCTTCGCCCTGCGGCAACCAACAACAGACACCCATGGATAAGGTGACACTGATTTCCCGACAGCTATCCTCTTCAGCATCTTCGTTTTCAATCAACAATTCACTAATTTGCTGGCGAATACGTTCAGCAATTTCCATCGCTCGCTGCTGACCGCAATTGGGCAATACCAGTGCAAACTCTTCACCACCATAGCGACAAACATGGTCCGTTTTGCGCAACATTTCGTTGATATATTGCGCCACCTCTTTTAATACTTTATCGCCCATCGGATGGCCATAGGTATCGTTGATCTGTTTAAAATAATCCAGGTCAATAAACAATAAACTCAGCGGGTCGCCACTGCGAGTGGCACGGGACACTTCTTTATCCAAGGCTAAATGAAAGGCGCGGCGATTCTTCACCCGGGTTAACATGTCATACATACTGAGGCGATGCAGACGCTCTTGATTGACCGCATTTTCAAAACACACCGATACAATTGACGCCAAATGGGCAATAAAGTCGGTAGACTTATCCAGCGTAAAGCGTTGATGCCCTTTCGACGCAAAATGCAAACTCCCGACTAACACACCCTGCCGCACCAACGGTAGTAAAGCCGCTGATCGCAATTCTTTACCCACACAAACAGGTAAGGATTTACCTTCGTTAGTGGACACCAATCTTACCGCAGGATTTTTACCATACAAACGATCCATCGCCGCAGTATTCGAGAACAAATGTAAGCCGGGGATACCGAGGTAATCTTCAGGAAGCAGCTCAGCCAAGGTATTTTGTGGATCGTATAGCCATAGCTCCACCGCATCCAGCTGAAAATAATCCATAGCGTTGCGGAGCAACATATCCAGTAGTTCTTCCAAACCACTATGGTCCAATAGCTTTAATTCAAACTGTTGGTAACGACGCAGAATTTGCTCATTCTGTGTTGCCTTCTGAAACAACTCGCTAACGGTTGTGCTAAGGTTTTCTAACCTGCGGCCTGCCAGTGAACCTGATTTTCGCTCTAACCGCCCACTATTACGACGCACCTACAACTCCTGACATGTTCATCAATGCAATATTGAGTATACCGTAGAAAAGTAATGCTGAAATATTGAATACCTTAACTGTCATTAAAATATTCCTGGCTTTTATAAAAAACTGTCTAACAGTTCCGTTAATGGCTGATCGCTATCTTGTTGCCGCTGTAAAATATCCAACAAATTACTTTGAGAACCAAATCGGCTGCTATCATATTGATGCGGGCTCTCGATAGCCGCAGCAACTGAATTATTATCATTGGCAACTATTGAAGTAGGTGAAGGCTCGACAGAAGGCAATTCATCTACCAACTCAAAATCCAATGCTGGTGGAATTTTCTCCATTGGCGTCAAGGGTAATTCCGCCGCAGCATTTGCCTGATCTTCAGCAGAATCCTGATCACTGTTATCAACGGGCAAGTCTCGTAGTGACAATGAATCCATCATCGAACTATGGGCCAAACCGGACCAGGGCCTGACTCTTTCGGCGACTTCCCGCAATAATTGATCGTCGCGCTCGGGAGAATGCACAACTTGCTCCACCAACGTCAACAATTCAACCGGGGAGAACTCAAAACGCTTGATAAAGGCGGCAATACTTTCAGCTAACAATGACTGGATCGATTCCGCTTCCGTGTGCCCCTGTTCAATCATTAATAACAACCGGGAACGCAACTCGGACAAATAGTCATTATCACGCGCTTCGGCGCTTTCTTCGACAGTGGGCGCAGCAACCACTGCTGCTCGGGGCTTGACCTCTTGACCACGCTTATCTTTGAACTGACGATGCCAATAAGCACTGAACGTGCCCGTAACGGGCATATCCGCAGTTGCGCTATCCAGTTTATCGGCCAATTTAACAAAACTGCGACTGGAAGGATCATCATCGGGAAACATAGCTACCGGATTTTGTAACACCACCGCCGCCCGCATACTTTCATCACGAAGAATGAAACCCAGATATTGCGACTGAACGCCAATGTATTTTTCTACCGCCGCCCCAAAACGATGAAACACCTCTTTGGCTTGGCTGGCACTGCTGCACATATTCACCACCACATGATAGTGAATACTGCCGCGGCGACGTTTTAGCAATTTGATCAGAGAAAAAGCATCAGTGAGCGAGGTAGGCTCGGGGGTAATCACCACTAACGCGTGTTGAGCGGCACTGACAAAATCCAATGTGCCTTCGGCAATGCCTGCAGAGGTATCAATTAATAGGAAATCAAAATCCCCTTCTATCCGCGCCAGCTCCCGGGTCAGGCGCAACTGCTGACGCGGATGCAAACTGACACACTCACTGATACCGTTAGCCCCTGGGATAATTTTTAAGCCATGGGGTCCATCCACCATTACATCTTCAATAGCTTTAGCCCCGTAGAGGACGTGCTCCAAACTATA is drawn from Oceanicoccus sp. KOV_DT_Chl and contains these coding sequences:
- a CDS encoding pentapeptide repeat-containing protein encodes the protein MTDTNASLDPPQYCDEDTEHQYWITPNTDKLGKGTRQRLEAWIQDHHDLSGFILRRCDLSGINLARTAEHPEAFQFCNADLYRADFSNAHLYSVDFSSAVLMKANFDGANLHGANMENANLLGISLNKTRLDNVHWGERVLQEKQAIAAEKKGDEALAKELYQEAEETYRNLRINLEKAGLPENAGHFFHREMVMRRRQLPLLSVARGLSLLVDLFSGYGEKPLRVVFFSMSFILLCACIYFFSAGILYQGVELGFNSQTSVGENFSQFISCLYFSVVTFTTLGYGDITPLGSTRALAAIEAFGGSFTMALFVVVFVKKMTR
- a CDS encoding acyl-CoA dehydrogenase family protein translates to MDFGFNDEQKDVQNLARQILSEQVLPEKLAEYDEFKHERFDQALWQQLAEAGLLGVAVAEEYGGMGFGFTELALFIEEIGRSIAPVPVIPHLVSAASAIQHFGSAEQKQRLLPGAASGELILTAALMEMLNENAGAPLSVTATSAADGVVLNGVKTCVPFADHAERVLLSAATAKGVVVVLVDPKASGVSLTEVKVTTYEPQFELNLNNVTVAAADILVAEAEGSAAMQWISERTSAAICAHQLGVTDKSMRMTASYTAERQQFGVPIATFQAVGHRAANCFIDVESLRLNTYQAVSLLDSGRDATNEVHIAKIWAGDVGHRVSYASQHLHGVWALIAITPCGDYVYGRDTMK
- a CDS encoding NAD(P)-dependent oxidoreductase, whose protein sequence is MAVTPVDLTGKKILITGPTGQVALPVVEHFARIADVYALARFSKAEDRAVIEALGAKTLQADLADARSVMSIPDDFDYVLNFAVVKSGNFDYDLAANGEGIGYLMTRCKSAKAILHFSSTAVYEYDGLEPRKETDPLGDNHRVMFPTYSIAKIAAETVCRFVARQHQIPTTIARLSVPYGDNGGWMYFHMLMMKGGIPIEVHPDAPNYYNLLHADDYIAKIPYLLAAATPEVTTVNFGGSQRTSIEEWCAYISELTGFEPIFKNNPKAFGSLCIDTEKMHSLIGETAVDWKQGIKRQLEKLAPEVLINKQG
- a CDS encoding Zn-ribbon domain-containing OB-fold protein yields the protein MSDKPQLAAIEGWHTMDVDQPHLIGSCCTECGTYYFPKQSNFCKNPHCDSTAFDEVQLSRTGKVWSYTNACYKPPEPFVAAEPFEPYTIAAVELAKEQMIVLGQVITGVSVDQLKVGDDMELVLEVLHDSEDGEKLTWKWKPMASASA
- a CDS encoding acyl-CoA dehydrogenase family protein, which gives rise to MRAGYSFPFLTTEAVGPQLATHGNEFQKTEIVPKIMAGECLIAIGYSEPGAGTDLAAVKTQAVQDGDEWVINGQKMWTSLAHFCDWVWLACRTDNDNPKKHKGITMFLVPTSDPGWSCTPVVTLGGVRTNATYYDNIRVPDKYRVGEINGGWKLITGQLNRERLSLVNYGPTAEMFNILVKWAQETELPAGGKVIDQPWVQMNLAKIRAGAEVLKLIAYKQAWAMTEGNLEMADASAAKVYGSEFFIEAYRMMGEIMGQAGLIKGESERSAILRGRIERLYRTASIITFGGGTNEIQRDIISAAGLWMPRASR
- a CDS encoding lipid-transfer protein — its product is MSKDIAILGVGMHPWGKWGKNFVEYGVHAARAALADAGVHWKEVQFVSGAATMRCGYPGYVAGATFAQALGWQGAEVNTSYAACASGSQALAAARQKILSGECEVALVVGADTTPKGFLAPAKGYRPEDPDWVRFYLGITNPSYFALYARRRMDLYGDTQADFAAVKVKNAAIGALNPNARYKKAFTAEDVAASAMVADPLRLMDICATSDGGAAMIVSSVEYAKKIGKGDAPRVAAISTVTPSFANAVVEMPDIATDSAAAAAVTAQSFRASLPLKAYEQAGIGLKISAWLKFTTYQPHWSWTGLKTYGYVNAVLRHNY
- a CDS encoding MinD/ParA family protein produces the protein MQKAQPQQPEKDTHPVMPRVIAISSGKGGVGKSSIAVNLGISLAKAGARVCLLDADTGLANTNILLGLTPQYSLEHVLYGAKAIEDVMVDGPHGLKIIPGANGISECVSLHPRQQLRLTRELARIEGDFDFLLIDTSAGIAEGTLDFVSAAQHALVVITPEPTSLTDAFSLIKLLKRRRGSIHYHVVVNMCSSASQAKEVFHRFGAAVEKYIGVQSQYLGFILRDESMRAAVVLQNPVAMFPDDDPSSRSFVKLADKLDSATADMPVTGTFSAYWHRQFKDKRGQEVKPRAAVVAAPTVEESAEARDNDYLSELRSRLLLMIEQGHTEAESIQSLLAESIAAFIKRFEFSPVELLTLVEQVVHSPERDDQLLREVAERVRPWSGLAHSSMMDSLSLRDLPVDNSDQDSAEDQANAAAELPLTPMEKIPPALDFELVDELPSVEPSPTSIVANDNNSVAAAIESPHQYDSSRFGSQSNLLDILQRQQDSDQPLTELLDSFL
- a CDS encoding sensor domain-containing diguanylate cyclase encodes the protein MRRNSGRLERKSGSLAGRRLENLSTTVSELFQKATQNEQILRRYQQFELKLLDHSGLEELLDMLLRNAMDYFQLDAVELWLYDPQNTLAELLPEDYLGIPGLHLFSNTAAMDRLYGKNPAVRLVSTNEGKSLPVCVGKELRSAALLPLVRQGVLVGSLHFASKGHQRFTLDKSTDFIAHLASIVSVCFENAVNQERLHRLSMYDMLTRVKNRRAFHLALDKEVSRATRSGDPLSLLFIDLDYFKQINDTYGHPMGDKVLKEVAQYINEMLRKTDHVCRYGGEEFALVLPNCGQQRAMEIAERIRQQISELLIENEDAEEDSCREISVTLSMGVCCWLPQGEEDIEADIAKDLIACSDQGVYLSKAAGRNAIHYVALNKATAPASV
- a CDS encoding nuclear transport factor 2 family protein; translated protein: MSDIEARITALEDIAAIERLKYDYFFFCDHKQPEHVRECFAEGQVHIDYGRIGVYTDREQLVDIFSQLACAEHIVEMHHAQNPRIDLLDSTHAKGLWSLYYFMIDTKQKVATQLGGYYDDKYQKIAGQWKMTATTFHVTSTQLMDVGDAMAKIIFAGRNAPAELDDPSKQAG
- a CDS encoding acyl-CoA dehydrogenase family protein, producing the protein MKVEFTPEQDELRKELRAYFKEIMTPELKLESEETMGEGGGPLWKAALAKMGRDGWIGLGWEKELGAKARVLSSSLSSLKNVCAQATPFHS
- a CDS encoding TetR/AcrR family transcriptional regulator — translated: MATIAGSIIQTKQTNFQLPNSAKYIQDTPLQPSAQLTNKPKPTYSKREASRRHIINAARDLVMELGHANVTMTVVADRANVSRATLYRYYSTREQLYSDVSIQWGMNFVDHMRQNPPQGGTVGERICMVIRETVKASADHPKLMAAHISTMIADAESLQVDQRQLKTLMPGIINSAVGKVKSDNLELAADTLQHVLISNLILLNAGKTQSSKIIQQMEKIASRLLDDIWDKP